The Mytilus galloprovincialis chromosome 7, xbMytGall1.hap1.1, whole genome shotgun sequence genome has a window encoding:
- the LOC143081814 gene encoding tyrosinase-like protein 2, whose translation MEYAQLVLVVLFNSGFLIVSEVITSQYPGIILECRDQDAEKEYRCILSKFDNPNWIPNTGPDMQLRLRQDFFWHPTKRIRRECRQLTREEFREMVDAINVLKNDKSMFPSVYDYFADYHTNEAVKSIHFGSNFFGWHKMYILKFEELLRRVNPNVTLCYWDSRLDHHMNDPTKSVMFTSEFFGNGKGPIKEGPFAGWKTIRNIPLVRDLGKTGNPISYEFIDRMLAKKHHFQITTPTADRDTNVESMHNMVHAFIGGQMNNFNTSSQDPFFWIHHAFIDAVWEKFCSQLRHRNIDPQDDYTIIDNKFHQPDRYMDRLFPMRNVDGYSDYFHNHIYRYDDFAKCPLCLNSPFLKCDYSSDKCVSVEANEPRRRVLEPPRKITTNHLSTPQNGMTVLSGDENGWVYVPIKIIVRNAVHKSIRKNVIGSCEYLGSGYDDLCSKSVAIAQSNGITYHGTYRSYIANDASIPQWVYAFVGVKNPGSGMSQAFISVTDKYHKPCEPFCLDIKAGKYRSCPGVISLTNTEPEMFSRTLMEADGSGFTYNPLEVDTLNPRIKLSFLCY comes from the exons ATGGAGTATGCACAATTAGTTTTGGTAGTTCTATTCAATTCGGGATTTTTAATTGTATCTGAGGTCATAACGTCCCAGTATCCTGGTATCATATTAGAATGCAGAGATCAAGATGCCGAAAAAGAATACAGGTGCATACTGTCAAAGTTCGACAACCCAAATTGGATACCTAACACCGGCCCTGACATGCAACTGAGACTTAGACAAGACTTCTTTTGGCATCCAACGAAACGGATTCGACGCGAGTGCAGGCAGTTGACGAGAGAAGAATTCCGGGAAATGGTTGACGCTATCAACGTCTTAAAGAATGATAAA TCTATGTTTCCAAGTGTTTATGACTATTTTGCTGATTACCATACAAACGAAGCAGTGAAATCTATTCATTTTGGTTCCAATTTTTTTGGCTGgcataaaatgtatattttaaa ATTTGAAGAGCTTCTCCGAAGAGTTAACCCTAATGTAACATTATGTTACTGGGATTCAAGGTTAGACCACCATATGAATGACCCTACCAAATCCGTCATGTTTACATCAGAGTTCTTCGGGAATGGCAAAGGTCCAATAAAAGAAGGACCCTTTGCAGGTTGGAAGACAATAAGAAATATTCCGTTGGTTCGAGATCTTGGTAAAACTGGGAATCCAATTTCTTATGAATTTATAGATCGTATGTTAGCGAAAAAACACCACTTTCAAATTACCACTCCTACAGCTGACCGCGACACCAATGTTGAAAGTATGCATAATATGGTCCACGCCTTCATTGGGGGTCAAATGAACAATTTCAATACTAGTTCTCAAGATCCATTCTTCTGGATTCATCATGCATTTATCGATGCAGTTTGGGAAAAATTTTGTTCGCAGTTACGTCATCGTAATATCGATCCACAAGATGATTACACCATTATCGATAATAAATTTCACCAACCCGATAGATACATGGATCGACTGTTTCCAATGAGGAATGTCGATGGGTATAGTGATTATTTTCATAATCATATTTATAGGTACGACGATTTTGCAAAATGTCCTTTATGTCTGAACTCTCCATTTCTGAAATGTGATTATTCTTCAGACAAATGTGTAAGCGTTGAGGCAAACGAACCACGAAGACGTGTTCTCGAACCACCAAGGAAAATAACCACCAACCATTTATCTACACCTCAAAATGGAATGACCGTTCTCTCGGGTGATGAAAATGGTTGGGTTTATGTTCCAATTAAAATAATTGTTCGAAATGCAGTACACAAATCTATTAGGAAAAACGTAATAGGTAGTTGTGAATATTTAGGATCCGGATATGATGATTTATGTTCAAAGTCTGTAGCAATAGCTCAATCGAATGGAATTACATACCACGGAACATATAGAAGCTATATTGCTAATGATGCTTCTATTCCACAGTGGGTTTATGCCTTCGTTGGAGTTAAAAATCCTGGCTCAGGGATGAGTCAGGCATTCATTAGTGTAACAGACAAATATCATAAGCCATGCGAGCCTTTTTGTTTGGATATAAAAGCAGGAAAATATCGGTCCTGTCCGGGTGTTATTTCGTTAACAAATACGGAACCAGAAATGTTCTCGAGAACCCTAATGGAAGCAGACGGTAGCGGATTTACATATAATCCATTGGAAGTGGATACTCTGAATCCACGTATTAAACTATcgtttttgtgttattaa